From Deinococcus planocerae, the proteins below share one genomic window:
- a CDS encoding molybdopterin oxidoreductase, with protein MHVGNYLGLVHGSEQHLVDALKKVAEHHGDEPDIEETCRLLASWSEKHLEHLGLLVQKYGESKNLEPANMEKALFHGPQKGSLALLRDLHDLWLLANEVQLCWTVLEQAAQALRDDELERVCQECGRETKRQIAFFLTRIKQAAPQALVVA; from the coding sequence ATGCACGTCGGAAACTACCTGGGCCTGGTCCACGGGAGCGAGCAGCACCTGGTGGACGCTCTGAAAAAAGTCGCCGAACACCACGGGGACGAGCCGGACATTGAGGAGACGTGCCGGCTCCTCGCCTCGTGGTCCGAAAAGCATCTCGAACACCTGGGACTCCTGGTGCAGAAGTACGGGGAGAGCAAGAACCTTGAACCCGCCAACATGGAAAAGGCGCTGTTCCACGGGCCACAGAAGGGCAGCCTGGCGCTGCTGCGCGACCTGCACGATCTGTGGCTGCTGGCGAACGAGGTGCAGCTCTGCTGGACCGTGCTGGAACAGGCCGCCCAGGCGCTGCGCGACGATGAACTGGAGCGGGTCTGCCAGGAGTGCGGCCGGGAAACCAAGCGCCAGATCGCCTTCTTTCTGACGCGCATCAAGCAGGCCGCGCCGCAAGCCCTGGTGGTCGCCTGA
- a CDS encoding family 1 glycosylhydrolase, producing MIYFMFATGIENSYPTIQGGRVRMDEMEKCRHYEFWKKDFDLVRELGIEYLRYGPPLHRTWLGPDRYDWSFADETYAELRRRDIVPITDLCHFGVPDWIGNFQNPDFPGQFARYARAFALRYPWVQLYTPVNEMYICALFSAKYGWWNEQMTTDTAFVTALKHIVRANVLAMQAILEVRADAIFIQSESTEYFHAENPSAIRPAEIMNEVRFLSLDLNYGHRVGSEMYEYLMDHGMTRGEYHFFLNETRKHHCIMGNDYYVTNEHLVHPDGRTEWAGEVYGYSVITNQYYARYGLPVMHTETNLGQGPNGDEAVKWLRKEWANVLRVRNDGLPIVGFTWYSLTDQVDWDTALRENNGRVNPLGLYDLDRNIRPVGQAYRDLIAQWRDVLPTQSVVLALPIFPPSQQQEPVLRRVESGARERERRSRAASAKLIDPNLEGDGT from the coding sequence TTGATCTATTTCATGTTCGCGACCGGTATCGAGAACTCGTACCCCACCATCCAGGGCGGCCGGGTCCGGATGGACGAGATGGAGAAGTGCCGCCACTACGAGTTCTGGAAGAAGGACTTCGACCTCGTGCGCGAACTCGGGATCGAGTACCTGCGCTACGGCCCGCCGCTGCACCGGACCTGGCTGGGCCCCGACCGCTACGACTGGAGCTTCGCGGACGAGACCTACGCCGAGCTGCGGCGCCGGGACATCGTTCCCATCACCGACCTGTGCCACTTCGGGGTGCCCGACTGGATCGGGAACTTCCAGAACCCGGACTTCCCGGGGCAGTTCGCCCGCTACGCCCGCGCCTTCGCCCTGCGTTATCCCTGGGTGCAGCTCTACACCCCGGTGAACGAGATGTACATCTGCGCCCTCTTCTCGGCCAAGTACGGCTGGTGGAACGAGCAGATGACCACGGACACGGCCTTCGTGACGGCCCTGAAGCACATCGTGAGGGCGAACGTACTCGCCATGCAGGCCATCCTGGAGGTGCGCGCGGACGCCATCTTCATCCAGAGCGAGTCCACGGAATACTTCCACGCCGAGAACCCGTCCGCCATCCGCCCCGCCGAGATCATGAACGAGGTCCGCTTCCTGTCGCTCGATCTCAACTACGGTCACCGGGTCGGCTCGGAGATGTACGAGTACCTCATGGATCACGGCATGACGCGGGGGGAGTACCACTTCTTCCTGAACGAGACCCGCAAGCACCACTGCATCATGGGCAACGACTACTACGTGACGAACGAGCATCTGGTACATCCGGACGGAAGGACCGAGTGGGCGGGCGAGGTCTACGGCTACTCGGTGATCACCAACCAGTACTACGCCCGCTACGGCCTGCCGGTGATGCACACCGAGACGAACCTGGGCCAGGGGCCGAACGGCGACGAGGCCGTGAAATGGCTGCGCAAGGAGTGGGCGAACGTGCTGCGGGTGCGCAACGACGGGCTGCCCATCGTGGGCTTCACCTGGTACTCGCTGACCGACCAGGTGGACTGGGACACGGCGCTGCGCGAGAACAACGGGCGGGTCAATCCCCTCGGGCTCTACGACCTGGACCGCAACATCCGCCCGGTGGGGCAGGCGTACCGGGACCTGATCGCCCAGTGGCGCGACGTGCTCCCCACCCAGAGCGTCGTCCTCGCCCTGCCGATCTTCCCGCCCAGCCAGCAGCAGGAACCCGTGCTGCGCCGGGTGGAGAGCGGCGCCCGGGAGCGCGAGCGCCGTTCCCGCGCGGCGTCGGCCAAACTGATCGACCCCAACCTCGAAGGAGACGGAACATGA
- a CDS encoding SDR family NAD(P)-dependent oxidoreductase, with the protein MSRFENKTVIVTGAASGIGLATATRFGQEGARVVIADLHGDQAQKAAEEVRATGALDALGVACDVSKADQVQGCVGQALGRFGTLDVIVNNAGLMTFKPLTDLTVEDWTRVLAVDLLGAFLFIQQGFLHMRPGGAVVNVSSIHARETEPLVAPYAAAKAALLSLTRSAAIEGKPRGIRVNAVLPGAVDTPMLWDNPNVKSGVEKINPADVGKPQDLAAAIAFLASEDAAFIQGTGLVVDGGRLDHL; encoded by the coding sequence ATGAGCCGGTTCGAGAACAAGACCGTGATCGTCACGGGCGCCGCCAGCGGCATCGGCCTGGCCACCGCCACCCGCTTCGGGCAGGAGGGGGCGCGTGTCGTGATCGCCGACCTGCACGGCGACCAGGCGCAGAAGGCCGCCGAGGAGGTCAGGGCGACGGGGGCACTGGACGCCCTGGGGGTGGCCTGTGACGTTTCGAAGGCCGACCAGGTGCAGGGCTGCGTGGGGCAGGCGCTGGGGAGGTTCGGCACCCTCGACGTGATCGTGAACAACGCGGGCCTGATGACCTTCAAGCCGCTCACCGACCTGACCGTGGAGGACTGGACGCGAGTGCTGGCGGTCGATCTGCTGGGTGCGTTCCTGTTCATCCAGCAGGGGTTCCTGCACATGAGGCCGGGGGGCGCCGTCGTGAACGTCTCCAGCATCCACGCCCGTGAGACCGAGCCGCTGGTCGCGCCATACGCGGCGGCGAAAGCGGCCCTGCTGTCCCTGACGCGTTCGGCGGCCATCGAGGGTAAGCCGCGCGGCATCCGGGTGAACGCCGTGCTCCCGGGCGCGGTGGACACCCCGATGCTGTGGGACAACCCCAACGTGAAAAGTGGCGTGGAGAAGATCAACCCCGCCGACGTCGGCAAACCTCAGGACCTCGCGGCGGCCATCGCCTTCCTGGCCTCCGAGGACGCGGCCTTCATCCAGGGCACCGGGCTCGTCGTGGACGGCGGGCGGCTCGACCACCTCTGA
- a CDS encoding MIP/aquaporin family protein, whose product MDPAKFAVADPARTPGVAPSPDRPLHGAPFPPGRWHPRLYLAELVGTALLVGVGLSIVIVMFGTASPVAAWLPGVGERRFLTGALFGSVGALLALSPVGKVSGAHLNPAVTLAFWLEGKLAGRDAAGYVLAQLAGGVLGALPLRLWGALGRSVEYGGTVPGPGISPTVAVLAEAGVTFALVGLIFTLASHARLCHLTPLALPALFSVLVLVEAPLTGTSANPARSFGPAVVAGVWQGQWVYFVGPCLGAAVAVGVLRLELTGPRRVLAARLAHFHLP is encoded by the coding sequence ATGGACCCGGCCAAGTTCGCGGTCGCCGACCCGGCAAGAACGCCCGGCGTGGCGCCTTCCCCCGACCGCCCGCTGCACGGCGCGCCCTTCCCGCCGGGCCGCTGGCACCCCCGGCTGTACCTCGCCGAACTCGTCGGCACGGCGCTGCTGGTGGGGGTGGGGCTGTCCATCGTGATCGTGATGTTCGGGACCGCCAGCCCGGTCGCCGCGTGGCTGCCGGGGGTGGGTGAACGGCGGTTTCTGACGGGCGCCCTCTTCGGGTCAGTGGGGGCGCTGCTCGCGCTGTCCCCGGTGGGCAAGGTGAGCGGGGCGCACCTCAACCCGGCGGTGACGCTGGCCTTCTGGCTGGAGGGCAAGCTCGCCGGGCGGGACGCGGCGGGGTACGTGCTCGCGCAGCTCGCGGGGGGCGTGCTCGGTGCGCTGCCCCTGCGCCTCTGGGGCGCGCTGGGACGCAGCGTGGAGTACGGGGGGACGGTGCCCGGGCCGGGCATTTCCCCCACCGTCGCCGTGCTGGCCGAGGCGGGCGTGACGTTCGCGCTCGTGGGACTGATCTTCACGCTGGCCAGCCACGCGCGCCTGTGCCACCTCACGCCCCTGGCGCTGCCCGCGCTGTTCAGCGTCCTCGTGCTGGTCGAGGCGCCGCTCACCGGGACCAGCGCCAACCCGGCGCGGAGTTTCGGGCCCGCCGTCGTCGCGGGGGTCTGGCAGGGGCAGTGGGTGTACTTCGTCGGGCCGTGTCTGGGAGCGGCAGTCGCCGTGGGCGTCCTGCGGCTAGAGCTGACCGGCCCCCGCCGCGTCCTCGCCGCGCGGCTCGCCCACTTTCACCTCCCCTGA
- a CDS encoding alpha/beta hydrolase family protein: MLCLLAGLPAACTAPRSETASIRTVTPSASSDTWRLEADGRATRAVPDPQGAAQLVVPGRCRKASCPLVIVSHGRGGQALDGITHPPFDTLLDAIDAQGYVLLLSNDGGRETWGSPGALAYIRRVYRAAQPHVQGDGRVYTLGISMGGLPATLTAYRQTLGVKVRATALVAGRVNLSDAVRTSARRAASIRRAYGTASLAGHDPVNDFATFRGRRTPLLTVVSPQDMAVGSAANGVRLAHLARGVGADVRVIQVQGPHLSRGYMNADIGRQIALFFKAHP; encoded by the coding sequence ATGCTGTGTCTGCTCGCTGGCCTTCCGGCGGCCTGCACCGCCCCCAGGTCGGAGACCGCCTCCATCCGGACGGTCACCCCGTCCGCGAGCAGCGACACCTGGAGGCTGGAGGCGGACGGGCGGGCCACCCGGGCCGTCCCCGATCCCCAGGGGGCGGCCCAACTCGTCGTGCCGGGGCGTTGCCGGAAGGCGAGCTGTCCGCTGGTGATCGTCTCCCACGGCCGGGGCGGGCAGGCGCTGGACGGCATCACCCACCCGCCCTTCGACACCCTGCTCGACGCCATCGACGCGCAGGGGTACGTGCTGCTGCTGAGCAACGACGGCGGTCGGGAGACCTGGGGCAGCCCCGGCGCGCTGGCCTACATCCGCCGGGTGTACCGGGCGGCGCAGCCGCACGTCCAGGGCGACGGCCGGGTCTACACCCTCGGCATCTCGATGGGCGGCCTGCCCGCCACCCTCACGGCGTACCGGCAGACGCTGGGCGTGAAGGTCCGGGCCACCGCCCTCGTCGCGGGCCGGGTCAACCTGAGCGACGCGGTGCGCACCTCGGCCAGGCGCGCGGCCAGCATCCGGCGGGCGTACGGCACGGCCAGCCTGGCGGGGCACGACCCCGTGAACGACTTCGCCACCTTCCGGGGGCGCCGGACGCCGCTCCTGACCGTCGTCAGCCCGCAGGACATGGCGGTGGGGAGCGCCGCCAACGGGGTGCGGCTGGCCCATCTGGCCCGCGGCGTGGGCGCCGACGTCCGGGTGATCCAGGTGCAGGGACCGCATCTGTCGCGGGGGTACATGAATGCGGACATCGGGCGTCAGATCGCCCTGTTCTTCAAGGCCCACCCCTGA
- a CDS encoding ComEA family DNA-binding protein — MKSVPVRLLLAAALFAAPALTPALAQSSPAKPAAMSTMKVKKVNINTATLAQLQTIPGVGPKIAAEIVDYRPYNNLAKFRKEIGKYVKSAQLEKMVPYITLK; from the coding sequence ATGAAAAGCGTTCCTGTCCGTCTGCTCCTCGCCGCCGCCCTGTTCGCCGCCCCCGCCCTCACGCCCGCCCTCGCCCAGAGCTCGCCCGCCAAGCCCGCTGCCATGAGCACCATGAAGGTGAAAAAGGTCAACATCAACACGGCCACCCTGGCGCAGTTGCAGACCATTCCCGGCGTCGGCCCCAAGATCGCTGCGGAGATCGTCGACTACCGGCCCTACAACAACCTCGCCAAATTCCGCAAGGAGATCGGGAAGTACGTCAAGTCCGCGCAGCTCGAGAAGATGGTGCCCTACATCACCCTGAAGTGA
- a CDS encoding response regulator transcription factor, with protein sequence MRVLLVEDEAAIAQALLRALAAQGYSLRHAPDLETARVALPDFAPDLAVLDVGLPGCEDGGFVLAREARSGGYTGPILFLTARDALDDKVHGLDSGGDDYLVKPFELPELLARVRALLRRVTEARSARLVLGTLELDLAARHVSWQGRRVTLTPREYAVLERLALHPSRVYAPEELLDLIWGEDASGTGVVKVCVHHLRAKLAPEVVRTEALGYRLGVGE encoded by the coding sequence ATGCGCGTGCTGCTGGTGGAGGACGAGGCGGCCATCGCCCAGGCGCTGCTGCGGGCCCTGGCCGCCCAGGGATACAGCCTGCGCCACGCCCCGGACCTGGAGACGGCGCGCGTGGCCCTGCCGGACTTCGCGCCCGACCTCGCCGTCCTCGACGTGGGCCTGCCCGGCTGCGAGGACGGCGGCTTCGTGCTGGCGCGCGAGGCACGCTCGGGCGGCTACACCGGCCCCATCCTGTTCCTGACCGCGCGCGACGCCCTGGACGACAAGGTGCACGGCCTCGACTCGGGCGGGGACGACTACCTGGTCAAGCCCTTCGAGCTGCCCGAGCTGCTCGCCCGCGTGCGGGCGCTGCTGCGGCGCGTGACGGAGGCGCGCTCGGCGAGGCTCGTCCTGGGCACGCTGGAGCTGGACCTCGCCGCCCGGCACGTCAGCTGGCAGGGCCGGCGGGTCACGCTCACCCCGCGCGAGTACGCCGTGCTCGAGCGCCTGGCGCTGCACCCCTCAAGGGTGTACGCCCCCGAGGAACTGCTCGACCTGATCTGGGGCGAGGATGCGAGCGGCACCGGCGTGGTGAAGGTGTGCGTCCACCACCTGCGGGCCAAGCTTGCGCCGGAGGTCGTGCGGACCGAGGCACTGGGGTACCGCCTGGGGGTGGGGGAGTGA